The Procambarus clarkii isolate CNS0578487 chromosome 39, FALCON_Pclarkii_2.0, whole genome shotgun sequence genome window below encodes:
- the LOC123760307 gene encoding cysteine-rich hydrophobic domain-containing protein 2, which translates to MADFDAINTIERDEEDNSSSSLESYTQTPEPVIIRGAGNITVFGLSNRFCRDFPSALTGRLAPEEFTGSVGRVNTVLRKTLPVSARWLLCGCCFCLCTCGCSLWPVICLSKRTRNAIEKTLEAENTNLYHKLGLHWRLARQRCDNSSLMEYVLVIEVIPKKDILRPD; encoded by the exons ATGGCAGATTTCGATGCCATCAACACCATCGAGAGGGATGAGGAGGATAATTCTTCCTCGTCCCTAGAGTCCTACACACAGACGCCTGAGCCTGTCATCATTAGAGGTGCAGGCAACATTACCGT GTTTGGCCTAAGTAACCGCTTTTGTCGAGATTTCCCAAGTGCATTGACTGGCAGATTAGCTCCAGAAGAATTTACAGGCTCAGTAGGGCGTGTAAACACAGTTCTCAGGAAGACACTACCAGTATCTGCTCGATGGCTTCTCTGTGGCTGCTGCTTCTGTTTGTGTACCTGTGGTTGTTCTCTTTGGCCAGTAATATGCCTTAGTAAAAGG ACAAGAAATGCAATAGAAAAAACTTTAGAAGCAGAAAATACTAACCTGTATCACAAACTCGGCTTACACTGGCGACTTGCAAGACAACGATGTGATAATTCTTCACTCATGGAGTAT GTTCTGGTGATAGAAGTTATTCCCAAAAAAGATATACTACGACCTGACTGA